A stretch of Solea senegalensis isolate Sse05_10M linkage group LG10, IFAPA_SoseM_1, whole genome shotgun sequence DNA encodes these proteins:
- the vwf gene encoding von Willebrand factor isoform X3, producing the protein MKMSMWRCVREICVLLHLTACVAGMTGRCSLFGRHHVHTFDGVLYEFPGDCSYLLAGDCSHRAFTLLGDFVNGRRTGVTLYLGDAFELHLSVNGQLTQGDQRLSLPYASHAVFVGSELGFYKLWSEEFGFTITIDNSANIALTLTKHHRNRTCGLCGNFNSVPADEYTAQEGFLTENSYDFANSWVVKGAEQSCQRISKPSQTCNDTKQTPEIMSSCSMLQTSSVFLHCAHVVAPEAFLLLCQEEACHCDRKGGEDCYCPILLEYARTCHAHGILLQGWQEESQCFPKCPIGMQYSECTKSCSTTCHSLNIQEVCKEECVDGCTCPVGKVLDGNRCVEVSQCSCVHMGRHFPPGSTISQDCNTCVCRDGSWECTNEGCPGECLVVGQSHFKTFDNKFFTFTGHCQYLLARDCTDSGFSVVIENVQCADDQDAVCTRSVTLNLPTLEDMTVKLKHGGVVSVNSMDIQTPLHHGRLHIQRSVQASVRVKFGDDLRLDWDGRGRVLLKLGPRWAGQTCGLCGNFNGNQGDDFLSGSGLVEAGPQAFGQSWRINGNCESMSRHERDACASNPKRVHFAEEACATIMSDVFTPCHFLVNPAHFQRFCRYDVCACEDGAECLCSALSAYAAACAAKGVLLNWRSPSLCALECPEGQVYEACGSLCDRTCRALSGAEADCDSERLCEEGCFCPTGKYLSDTGECVTADECTCLHNGQLYQPSDVYADQNSICYCENGFMRCTSSETSNLLSDLFYDDDLAPSRDRRSAQCPPPLMRTECNAGEKGLECARTCQNLDLPCVSLACIPGCLCPPGTVRHRRDCIAPERCPCYHNNRPYASGQTISVDCNTCVCENRRWRCTEKLCDGVCHTLGEGHYITFDGFKYSFPGLCQYVLVQDMCNGEEGSFRVLVENEACGIVGHRCAKAITVFYHGGLIVLQHGEVKMKRPVLQGSQVEIVRSGQFYTLLLGKHISLSWDQGTRVMVHISASYRGRVCGLCGNFDGNVNNDLISSNNQLEVDPPHFGNSWKVVPSCADVTQIPAPCSDNIVKLVTVEQSCRVITGPLFRECNSEVDAEPYVDMCVEAACSCSSVGDCACFCDVIAAYAQVCSQSGVSVTWRSNDLCPMSCEELNPRNPSTGEELCQWRYNACGPACPITCQHPDPLQCSLTCVEGCHPSCPPGQLLDEVALRCVAPSQCQVCIHEGQRISHGNKVILNHNNPEFCKICHCDNNTLTCDPCTSLNDITTPAPTPSYATFTTLPFTTLMPEGTCDRAMDLAFLLDGSAALSKEEFQETKEFILGVIERFRMGSAHTRATVLLYHSGVKTYDLQVQKWLFKKTVRELHYTGGDAAFLDEAVKYLVINIYDKNKRPNAGRVAIILTASSNPRPVRSIVKMLRKKSITTLTVVLSPGVNMGQINDITKTSPENRAYVLSSTAELSDRLLDLTDYLCTLGMEPEVPNTQPTVGKARQTTTTTAQIPPLGPNPTLHITSTPTPATPSTASPFTTSPSSSPPVKDVTFILEGSDSVGDVNFNKSLIFLNEVVSQLAEKEEVIRITVIQYSVTVTVEISRWEVRRQKTLLLDRLRQIRWRGGSKTNTGLAVTTTLEETIVTQPSQGPTPPQLVFLVTENPPTDTVTRPPSSTSHTQVYPIGVGTKVRETDLLPFSFPRRPVIVDDYNRLTTLVPHVVNITRTAVWPRSPTITPLVSPTLSSLPPSVPCKKPVDVLFLLKAGNQCEDMKTFIQAFIKNADIGLNSTQVSVVQYGVTNKAEFTWKVEQSKSHLLDLVESIESGTSAAPALGSALRFAVQLSISSVSGGRLGVAKAVVMLVTDKSADDVTEAVNEALAAGVSVFPIGVGPHYDRNELGVLGRHGNQDNTLHLNSMDQLRMLLTLDHGFTERICRAGPPGVCVDDNGNERKPGESWLLEDGCHSLLCHPSGAVTVQNHKVSCDRLEPPACRNNIPPLRVQETCGCHWECPCMCMGSSTNHVVRFDGLALRLDGEGRCSYTLLTVSRGTNKGSEVKLHSGPCQNPESYNQVCMKVMEVIHGSHTLLLKDDMTAVIDDEELALPWRYNGLELVRYGGVMLQLKSDHGYVLTFTPQSNEFTITLPSSSTTSHTAGLCGACGEEQVNVLSLRNGNTTTDQAAFTSDWTVAVDGSVCLPKRKLVCSSAVTMGCQALRLEAFERCHAHIPVQVFLSKCEEQACEESDVCELIAAYARLCRQRGICVNWRSPHLCPLSCPSSMEYDACRTGCVEDCGSIQTLRGDFSVARGNNSSCMDTPTEGCFCTGGTILHNGQCVFPEACRQCVDHHGHKYRYMQSWVPDESPCLICMCLDQQRINCTARPCNDVRPPVCGPCEILKEDRESKCCPQYKCVCDRVNCELPEAPRCEDGQTAVLKNPGECQPVHECVCKKEECTLQAPPACPVHRQLSVTKTKCCDVFECVCSCTNSTRTCPLGFITSSSTNDCSCTETTCLPDKVCVVGGVVHPVGSEWVEGCEKCSCTLLQDKETDLHIAQCTPPVCDRTCPRGSTYTPSKGQCCGKCTPTSCVESKGEMRGDMLIGGNLRHVGEVWQSPHDKCVLHECVRVKDEVFISAANVSCSAVDTPSCPLGSELRCDIIDCCPHCHCAPMDVCVLNNTVIGAGERLMVDVCTHCVCTVEDGAVRKHRVSCRRISCPTCPMRVTVCRRRRTLAVVTVLPLPASFQSQMEK; encoded by the exons ATGAAG ATGTCTATGTGGAGATGTGTGCGAGAAATCTGTGTCCTCCTTCATCTGACAG cctgtgtGGCAGGGATGACGGGGAGGTGCAGCCTGTTCGGACGACACCATGTTCACACGTTTGATGGAGTTTTGTATGAGTTTCCTGGAGACTGCAGTTATCTGCTGGCTGGGGACTGCAGCCATCGCGCCTTCACACTCCTGG GTGATTTTGTCAATGGCAGAAGAACAGGAGTCACACTGTATCTGGGAGACGCCTTTGAGTTGCACCTGTCCGTCAATGGCCAGCTCACACAAGGAGATCAAAG ATTATCTCTGCCCTATGCATCTCATGCTGTGTTTGTGGGCTCTGAGCTGGGCTTTTACAAGCTATGGAGTGAGGAGTTTGGCTTCACCATCACCATTGATAATTCAGCCAACATCGCTCTGACACTGACCAAGCACCACAGAAACCGCACCTGTGGCCTCTGTGGAAACTTCAACTCTGTGCCGGCTGACGAATACACTGCTCAAGAGG GTTTTCTAACAGAGAACAGTTATGACTTTGCAAATTCATGGGTGGTTAAGGGTGCGGAGCAGTCATGCCAACGTATCTCAAAGCCCAGCCAAACCTGTAACGACACCAAACAGACTCCAGAG ATCATGTCCAGCTGCAGCATGTTGCAGACCTCCAGCGTTTTCCTGCACTGTGCCCACGTGGTCGCTCCAGAGGCATTCCTGTTGCTGTGTCAGGAGGAGGCGTGTCACTGTGACCGGAAGGGCGGGGAAGACTGCTACTGTCCAATCCTGCTGGAGTACGCCCGCACATGCCACGCCCATGGGATACTTCTGCAAGGCTGGCAGGAGGAGAGCCAGTGCT TCCCCAAGTGTCCTATTGGAATGCAGTACAGTGAATGCACCAAGTCCTGCTCCACAACCTGTCATAGTCTCAACATCCAGGAGGTCTGCAAGGAGGAGTGTGTGGATGGCTGCACATGCCCCG TGGGTAAAGTTCTAGACGGCAACCGCTGCGTGGAGGTTTCTCAGTGTTCCTGTGTACACATGGGACGACATTTCCCTCCAGGATCCACTATCTCCCAGGACTGCAATACCTG tgtgtgtcGTGACGGTTCATGGGAATGCACCAATGAAGGCTGCCCTG GTGAGTGTCTCGTGGTGGGACAGTCTCACttcaagacatttgacaacaagTTTTTCACCTTCACCGGCCACTGTCAGTATCTGCTGGCAAGAGACTGCACTGACAGTGGGTTTTCTGTCGTTATTGAGAATGTACAG tgtgcAGATGATCAGGACGCTGTGTGCACACGCTCAGTGACACTCAACCTGCCAACTCTGGAAGACATGACAGTGAAGCTGAAGCATGGGGGAGTTGTCTCTGTCAACAGCATGGACATCCAGACCCCACTGCATCATG GCCGTCTGCATATCCAGAGATCTGTCCAGGCGTCAGTACGTGTCAAGTTTGGAGACGACCTTCGTCTAGACTGGGACGGGCGGGGCAGGGTGCTGTTAAAG CTGGGACCGAGATGGGCGGGGCAGACCTGTGGTCTCTGTGGTAACTTCAATGGTAACCAAGGAGACGACTTCTTGTCTGGTTCTGGACTGGTGGAGGCAGGTCCTCAGGCGTTTGGACAGTCATGGAGGATCAATGGAAATTGTGAATCCATGTCCAGACATGAGCGTGATGCGTGTGCCTCTAACCCCAAGAGAG TGCACTTTGCAGAGGAGGCGTGTGCGACGATAATGTCTGACGTGTTCACTCCATGCCACTTCCTGGTGAACCCTGCTCACTTCCAGCGATTCTGTCGCTAcgacgtgtgtgcgtgtgaggaCGGAGCGGagtgtctctgctctgctctgtctgcCTATGCTGCTGCCTGTGCTGCAAAAGGAGTGTTGCTCAACTGGAGGTCTCCTTCACTCTGTG CACTGGAATGCCCTGAGGGCCAGGTGTACGAGGCCTGCGGGAGTTTGTGTGACCGGACGTGCCGTGCTCTGTCCGGCGCTGAGGCTGACTGTGACAGCGAGAGGCTGTGTGAGGAAGGCTGTTTCTGCCCCACTGGAAAATACCTGAGCGACACTGGAGAGTGTGTGACCGCGGACGAATGCACCTGCCTGCACAATGGACAGCTCTACCAGCCCAGCGACGTCTACGCGGATCAAAACAGTATTTG CTACTGTGAGAACGGCTTCATGCGCTGCACCTCCTCTGAAACCAGTAACCTGCTGTCTGACCTCTTCTATGATGATGACCTTGCCCCTTCCAGAG ATCGACGGTCAGCCCAGTGTCCTCCTCCATTGATGCGTACCGAGTGTAATGCTGGAGAAAAGGGCTTGGAGTGTGCCCGGACCTGTCAGAACCTGGATCTGCCCTGCGTCAGCCTCGCCTGCATCCCTGGATGCCTCTGTCCTCCTGGCACG GTCCGTCATCGCAGAGACTGCATTGCACCAGAGCGCTGTCCCTGTTACCATAACAACAGGCCATATGCTTCAGGACAGACCATTTCTGTGGACTGCAACACCTG TGTATGTGAGAACAGAAGGTGGCGCTGCACAGAGAAGCTGTGTGATGGCGTGTGCCACACTCTGGGGGAGGGGCATTACATCACATTTGATGGCTTCAAGTACTCCTTCCCTGGCCTCTGCCAATATGTCCTGGTTCAG GATATGTGTAATGGAGAAGAGGGTTCGTTCAGAGTGCTGGTGGAGAATGAAGCCTGTGGAATTGTGGGACATCGCTGCGCTAAAGCCATCACAGTCTTCTACCACGGCGGCTTGATTGTTCTACAACATGGAGAG GTGAAGATGAAGAGGCCGGTTCTGCAGGGCTCACAGGTGGAGATTGTTCGATCTGGTCAGTTTTACACTCTGCTGCTGGGGAAACACATCTCTCTCAGCTGGGACCAGGGAACCCGCGTCATGGTCCACATCTCAGCCTCGTACAGG gGCCgggtgtgtggtttgtgtggtaACTTTGATGGCAACGTCAACAATGACTTGATCAGCAGTAACAACCAGCTGGAAGTGGACCCCCCGCACTTTGGAAATTCCTGGAAAGTCGTTCCCAGCTGTGCTGATGTCACTCAG ATACCAGCTCCATGCAGCGACAACATCGTCAAGTTAGTAACGGTGGAGCAGTCGTGCCGTGTCATCACTGGCCCTCTGTTTAGAGAATGCAACAGCgag GTGGATGCAGAGCCATATGTGGACATGTGTGTGGAGGCAGCATGCTCTTGTTCGTCGGTGGGCGACTGTGCGTGTTTCTGTGATGTCATTGCAGCGTACGCTCAAGTCTGCTCACAGAGCGGCGTATCTGTCACCTGGCGATCCAATGACCTTTGCC ccATGAGCTGTGAGGAGCTAAACCCCAGGAACCCAAGCACAGGAGAGGAGTTATGTCAGTGGAGGTATAACGCTTGTGGCCCTGCCTGTCCAATCACCTGTCAACATCCAGATCCACTCCAGTGTTCACTCACATGTGTGGAAGGCTGTCACCCTTCCTGCCCCCCAG GCCAACTACTGGACGAAGTGGCTCTGCGTTGTGTAGCGCCCTCTCAGTGTCAGGTGTGTATCCACGAGGGTCAGAGAATCTCCCATGGCAACAAGGTCATCCTCAACCACAATAACCCAGAGTTCTGCAAGATATG tCATTGTGACAACAACACCCTCACATGTGACCCATGCACCTCCCTCAATGATATCACCACTCCCGCACCAACGCCCTCCTATGCCACGTTCACAACCCTGCCCTTCACCACCTTGATGCCGGAGGGCACGTGTGACCGTGCCATGGATCTGGCGTTCCTGTTGGACGGTTCAGCAGCCCTGAGCAAGGAAGAATTCCAGGAAACCAAGGAGTTCATACTGGGAGTGATTGAACGATTCCGCATGGGCTCGGCTCACACTCGAGCCACAGTTCTGCTTTACCATTCTGGAGTGAAAACATACGACCTGCAG GTTCAGAAGTGGCTGTTCAAGAAGACTGTGCGTGAGCTGCATTACACCGGAGGTGATGCAGCTTTTTTGGACGAGGCTGTGAAGTATTTGGTCATCAACATCTACGATAAGAACAAGCGGCCGAATGCCGGCCGAGTCGCGATCATCTTGACTGCCAGTAGCAACCCTCGCCCTGTTCGCTCCATCGTCAAGATGCTTCGCAAGAAATCCATCACCACGTTGACTGTGGTGCTGAGTCCTGGTGTGAACATGGGGCAGATTAATGACATCACCAAGACCAGCCCTGAAAACAGAGCGTACGTGCTGAGCAGCACAGCCGAGCTCTCCGATCGTCTGTTGGACTTAACAGATTACCTCTGCACCTTGGGGATGGAGCCTGAGGTGCCAAACACTCAGCCCACTGTGGGTAAAGCTCGGCAGACCACGACAACCACAGCCCAGATTCCTCCTTTGGGGCCAAATCCCACACTACACATTACCAGCACACCTACACCTGCTACACCTTCTACCGCGTCTCCTTTTACCACCTCGCCGTCCTCCTCTCCGCCTGTCAAAGATGTCACATTCATACTGGAGGGCTCTGATTCAGTCGGTGACGTGAACTTTAATAAGTCACTCATCTTCCTGAATGAAGTTGTTTCGCAATTAGCAGAAAAGGAGGAGGTCATCCGCATCACTGTGATCCAGTATTCCGTCACGGTCACCGTGGAGATCAGTCGGTGGGAGGTGAGGAGACAGAAGACGCTGCTGCTGGACAGGTTGAGACAGATTCGTTGGAGGGGTGGAAGTAAGACGAACACAGGCCTGGCCGTCACTACGACTTTAGAGGAAACCATTGTCACTCAGCCTTCACAAGGCCCCACCCCTCCTcagcttgtttttcttgtgaCGGAGAACCCACCCACTGACACAGTGACCCGTCCTCCATCTTCCACCAGTCACACACAAGTGTATCCTATTGGGGTTGGAACAAAAGTGCGTGAGACTGACCTGTTGCCATTCAGCTTCCCTCGACGCCCAGTGATAGTGGACGACTACAACAGGCTGACGACCCTAGTTCCTCATGTAGTCAATATCACACGGACCGCAGTTTGGCCCCGCTCCCCGACAATAACACCACTGGTCTCCCCCACGCTCTCCAGCCTGCCACCCTCAG TGCCGTGTAAGAAGCCCGTGGATGTGTTGTTCCTGCTGAAGGCTGGAAACCAGTGTGAGGACATGAAAACGTTCATCCAAGCCTTCATCAAGAACGCTGACATAG gactGAACAGCACTCAGGTGAGTGTGGTTCAGTATGGAGTCACCAACAAGGCAGAGTTCACCTGGAAGGTTGAGCAGAGCAAATCACACCTACTGGACCTGGTTGAGAGCATTGAGAGCGGGACCAGTGCTGCTCCTGCACTAG GGTCTGCACTGAGGTTTGCCGTGCAGTTGTCCATCTCATCAGTCAGCGGAGGAAGACTGGGTGTGGCCAAGGCTGTGGTGATGCTGGTGACAGACAAATCAGCCGATGATGTGACAGAGGCAGTTAATGAAGCACTGGCAGCAG GTGTGTCAGTGTTCCCCATTGGTGTGGGGCCCCACTATGACAGGAATGAGCTCGGTGTGCTTGGGCGCCATGGCAACCAAGACAACACCTTGCACCTAAACAGCATGGATCAATTACGGATGTTGCTGACTCTGGACCACGGTTTCACAGAGAGGATCTGCAGag CCGGTCCACCAGGAGTGTGTGTCGACGACAATGGAAATGAGAGAAAA ccCGGTGAGTCATGGTTACTGGAGGATGGCTGCCACTCTCTTCTGTGCCATCCTAGTGGGGCAGTGACGGTGCAGAATCACAAAGTCAGCTGTGACAGACTGGAACCACCAGCCTGCAGAAACAACATCCCACCTCTCAGAGTCCAGGAGACCTGCGGCTGCCACTGGGAATGTCCAT gcaTGTGCATGGGCAGCTCCACCAACCATGTGGTGAGGTTTGATGGCTTGGCACTCAGGCTGGATGGGGAGGGCCGGTGCTCCTACACACTGCTCACTGTTAGCAGAGGCACCAAcaaggggtcagaggtcaaacttCACAGTGGACCTTGTCAGAACCCAGAGAGTTACAACCAGGTCTGCATGAAAGTCATGGAAGTGATTCATGGCTcacacacgctgctgctgaAGGATGACATGACG GCAGTGATTGACGACGAGGAGCTGGCGCTGCCGTGGAGATACAACGGCCTGGAGCTGGTGCGTTATGGAGGAGTGATGCTGCAGCTGAAATCAGACCACGGTTACGTCCTGACTTTCACTCCGCAGAGCAACGAGTTCACCATCACACTGCCGAGCTCCTCCACCACCAGCCACACTGCTGGACTCTGTG GTGCGTGTGGGGAGGAGCAGGTTAATGTCCTCTCTTTACGTAACGGCAATACAACCACAGACCAAGCAGCCTTCACCTCAGACTGGACCGTGGCTGTGGACGGCAGTGTTTGTCTGCCAAAGCGGAAGCTGGTATGCTCGTCTGCGGTAACTATGGGATGTCAGGCCCTGCGTTTAGAGGCATTCGAGCGTTGCCATGCACACATTCCCGTTCAGGTGTTCCTCTCCAAGTGTGAGGAGCAGGCGTGTGAGGAGTCAGATGTGTGTGAGCTCATCGCTGCCTATGCACGCCTGTGTAGACAGAGAGGCATATGTGTGAACTGGAGGAGTCCTCACCTCTGTC CGTTATCGTGCCCCAGCTCCATGGAGTATGACGCGTGTCGCACAGGTTGTGTGGAGGACTGTGGCAGCATTCAGACATTGCGGGGTGACTTTTCCGTTGCCAGGGGTAACAACTCATCCTGCATGGACACACCCACTGAGGGCTGTTTCTGCACCGGAGGCACCATTTTGCACAACGGACAGTGTGTATTTCCGGAAGCGTGTAGGCAATGTGTCGACCACCATGGACACAAGTATAGG tatatgcagagTTGGGTGCCAGACGAGAGCCCATGTTTgatttgcatgtgtttggaccAACAACGCATCAACTGCACTGCTCGGCCCTGCAATGACGTCAGAC cTCCAGTGTGTGGACCATGTGAGATCTTGAAGGAGGATAGAGAATCCAAGTGCTGCCCTCAGTATAAATGTG TGTGTGATCGGGTGAACTGCGAGCTGCCTGAGGCGCCGCGCTGTGAGGACGGTCAGACCGCGGTTCTGAAAAACCCGGGGGAATGTCAGCCCGTACACGAGTGTG TCTGCAAAAAAGAAGAGTGCACTCTTCAAGCCCCGCCTGCTTGCCCCGTCCATCGGCAACTGTCGGTGACAAAGACCAAATGCTGcgatgtgtttgagtgtgtgtgcagctgcacCAACTCCACCCGCACCTGTCCTTTAGGGTTCATAACGTCGTCCTCGACCAACGACTGTAGCTGCACAGAGACCACCTGCCTGCCAGACAAG GTGTGCGTGGTCGGTGGGGTGGTCCACCCAGTGGGGAGTGAGTGGGTGGAAGGATGTGAAAAGTGCAGCTGCACTCTGCTCCAGGACAAAGAGACGGACCTGCACATCGCTCAGTGCACCCCGCCTGTCTGTGATCGGACATGTCCTCGG GGCTCCACATACACTCCATCAAAAGGGCAGTGCTGTGGGAAGTGCACTCCGACCAGCTGTGTGGAGTCAAAGGGAGAGATGCGAGGAGACATGCTGATTGGTGGAAATCTCAGACAT gtggGTGAGGTGTGGCAGTCTCCACACGATAAGTGTGTGCTGCACGAGTGTGTGAGAGTCAAAGACGAAGTGTTCATATCTGCAGCCAACGtcagctgctctgctgtggaCACTCCATCCTGCCCACTGGGATCTGAACTACGCTGTGACATCATCGACTGCTGCCCCCACTGCCACTGTG CTCccatggatgtgtgtgtcctCAACAACACTGTGATAGGA gcaggcGAGAGGCTGATGGTggatgtgtgcacacactgtgtgtgcacagtggaAGACGGTGCagtgaggaaacacagagtGTCCTGCAGGAGAATCAGCTGTCCCACTTGCCCCATG AGGGTTACAGTttgcagaaggaggaggacgcTTGCTGTGGTCACTGTGTTGCCACTGCCTGCTTCATTTCAAAGCCAAATGGAGAAGTAA